The genomic segment TCCGAATTCCTGTTTCAAGGAAATGGGCGAGGATTTCAATCGCCTCTTCCGGATCTTTCATTCCTTCGTAGCAATCAGCTGCTTCCAGATAGAGGCGGTAGTTTCGGGGATCGTTACTGATGAGATCTTTCAGAGAGGTTAAAGCATCCTGATAGTGACCCTTTTTCTTGTTGATCATGGCCAGACCGAGGATCGCATAGGTGTCAAATTCGATATTCAGTGCTTTTTTGTAATATTCCTCAGCATTTTCCAGGTCTCCCATACAGCGGTAGGCATCACCGGCTCTTGTAAGGATGACCTTGTTTTTCCGATCCAGATCCAGAATTCTATTCCAGTAGATCAGAGACTTTTCCTGCTGATTGAGGCCTCTATAACAGTCAGCCAGGCCGAAGAGGGCATAAAAGTTATTGGGTTGTAATTTGAGGGCTTTCTGGAAAAAAGGCACACCATCGTCAAAGGTCTTCAGTTTTCTGTGGCAGTTTCCCAAAGATGTGAGAACCCTGATATCCACATGACCCCTGTTGACCTCCAGCATTCTCTGCCAGTAATGAAGGGCGTCTTTATACTCTTTAAAATCATAGTAGAGGTGGCCCAGACCGATGATGGCATAGGAGTTGTTTTCTTCCATAGAGAGTACTTTCTGATATAACTCGAAGGAGCGTTTGAAGTTCCGAACTTTTCTGTAGGCATCGGCAATCCTGGTGAGTACCGTGATGTTCTTGTCATCATGAAGAAGGTATTCTTCCCAGATATCTATGGCACGGTTGAATTGATTCATGGCTTTGTAGCAGTCTGCCAGGCCAAAGAGGGCATAGTTATTTCCAGGGTGA from the Oceanispirochaeta sp. genome contains:
- a CDS encoding tetratricopeptide repeat protein, with protein sequence MLKDKLSFDELAEGLSEETGEEALNEISELSKQGYQLLKENLTERGRELFDKILSLDKFNNYALVGMGDCFRKERNFREAVTYYQRCLSSHPGNNYALFGLADCYKAMNQFNRAIDIWEEYLLHDDKNITVLTRIADAYRKVRNFKRSFELYQKVLSMEENNSYAIIGLGHLYYDFKEYKDALHYWQRMLEVNRGHVDIRVLTSLGNCHRKLKTFDDGVPFFQKALKLQPNNFYALFGLADCYRGLNQQEKSLIYWNRILDLDRKNKVILTRAGDAYRCMGDLENAEEYYKKALNIEFDTYAILGLAMINKKKGHYQDALTSLKDLISNDPRNYRLYLEAADCYEGMKDPEEAIEILAHFLETGIRNNKVIDRIMTLKEKIQS